The Budorcas taxicolor isolate Tak-1 chromosome 5, Takin1.1, whole genome shotgun sequence genome includes a window with the following:
- the NFE2 gene encoding transcription factor NF-E2 45 kDa subunit: MGFSRLLGPSGLSGPWTRPWPSRMSPCPPQQSRNRVTQLPIPEPGEMELTWQEIMSITELQGLNAPSEPSFEPPAPVPYPGPPPPPSYCPCSIHSEPGFPLPTPPYELPAPTSHVPDPPYSYGSNMTVPVSKPLTLSGLLSDPLPDPLALLDIGLSAGPSKPQEDPESDSGLSLNYSDAESLELEGTEAGRRRSEYVEMYPVEYPYSLMPNSLTHPNYALPPAETPLALEPSSGPVRAKPTARGEAGSRDERRALAMKIPFPTDKIVNLPVDDFNELLARYPLTESQLALVRDIRRRGKNKVAAQNCRKRKLETIVQLERELERLGSERERLLRARGEADRTLEVMRQQLTDLYRDIFQHLRDEAGNSYSPEEYALHQAADGAIFLVPRGTKMEATD, from the exons atgggattttccag GTTGCTGGGACCATCTGGGCTCTCGGGACCTTGGACCAGGCCCTGGCCCAGTAGGATGTCCCCGTGTCCTCCACAGCAGAGCAGGAACAGGGTAACACAGCTACCCATTCCGGAGCCAGGTGAGATGGAACTGACTTGGCAGGAGATCATGTCCATCACTGAGCTGCAG GGTCTGAATGCTCCAAGTGAGCCATCATTCGAGCCCCCAGCCCCTGTCCCATACCCAGGGCCCCCGCCACCTCCAAGTTACTGCCCCTGCTCTATCCACTCGGAGCCTGGCTTTCCCCTTCCTACACCACCTTATGAGCTCCCGGCACCCACGTCTCATGTCCCAGACCCTCCGTACTCCTATGGTAGCAACATGACTGTACCAGTCTCCAAGCCACTGACCCTCTCGGGCCTGCTCAGTGACCCCCTCCCAGACCCCTTGGCCCTCCTGGACATTGGGTTGTCAGCGGGGCCATCCAAGCCCCAAGAAGACCCAGAATCTGACTCAGGATTATCCCTCAACTATAGTGACGCTGAATCTCTTGAGTTGGAGGGGACGGAGGCTGGCCGGCGTCGCAGCGAGTATGTAGAGATGTACCCAGTGGAGTACCCCTACTCACTAATGCCCAACTCCTTGACCCACCCCAACTATGCCTTGCCACCTGCCGAGACCCCCTTAGCCTTAGAACCCTCCTCGGGCCCTGTGCGGGCCAAGCCCACTGCACGGGGGGAGGCGGGGAGTCGGGATGAGCGGCGGGCCCTGGCCATGAAGATCCCCTTCCCTACGGACAAGATTGTCAACCTGCCAGTAGACGACTTCAACGAGCTGCTGGCGCGGTACCCGCTGACAGAGAGCCAGCTGGCCCTGGTCCGGGACATCCGAAGGCGGGGCAAGAACAAGGTGGCCGCCCAGAACTGTCGCAAGAGAAAGCTGGAGACCATCGTGCAGCTGGAGCGGGAACTGGAGCGGCTGGGCAGCGAGCGGGAGAGGCTTCTCCGGGCCCGAGGCGAGGCCGACCGGACCCTGGAGGTCATGCGCCAACAGCTGACGGACCTGTACCGTGACATTTTCCAGCACTTGCGGGATGAAGCAGGCAACAGCTACTCCCCTGAAGAGTATGCGCTACACCAGGCTGCTGATGGGGCCATCTTCCTGGTGCCCCGGGGGACCAAGATGGAGGCCACAGACTGA
- the HNRNPA1 gene encoding heterogeneous nuclear ribonucleoprotein A1 yields MSKSESPKEPEQLRKLFIGGLSFETTDESLRSHFEQWGTLTDCVVMRDPNTKRSRGFGFVTYATVEEVDAAMNARPHKVDGRVVEPKRAVSREDSQRPGAHLTVKKIFVGGIKEDTEEHHLRDYFEQYGKIEVIEIMTDRGSGKKRGFAFVTFDDHDSVDKIVIQKYHTVNGHNCEVRKALSKQEMASASSSQRGRSGSGNFGGGRGGGFGGNDNFGRGGNFSGRGGFGGSRGGGGYGGSGDGYNGFGNDGGYGGGGPGYSGGSRGYGSGGQGYGNQGSGYGGSGSYDSYNNGGGGGGFGGGSGSNFGGGGSYNDFGNYNNQSSNFGPMKGGNFGGRSSGPYGGGGQYFAKPRNQGGYGGSSSSSSYGSGRRF; encoded by the exons ATGTCTAAATCAGAG TCTCCCAAAGAGCCCGAACAGCTGCGGAAGCTCTTCATCGGAGGATTGAGCTTTGAAACAACCGATGAGAGTCTGAGGAGCCATTTTGAGCAATGGGGAACGCTCACAGACTGTGTG GTAATGAGGGATCCAAACACCAAGCGCTCCAGAGGCTTCGGGTTTGTCACATACGCCACGGTGGAGGAGGTGGATGCGGCCATGAATGCAAGGCCACACAAGGTGGACGGAAGAGTTGTGGAACCAAAGAGGGCCGTCTCAAGAGAA GATTCTCAAAGACCTGGTGCCCACTTAACTGTGAAAAAGATTTTTGTTGGTGGCATTAAAGAAGACACTGAAGAACATCACCTGAGAGATTATTTTGAACAGTATGGGAAAATTGAAGTAATTGAAATCATGACTGACCGAGGCAGTGGCAAAAAGAGAGGCTTTGCTTTTGTAACCTTTGATGACCATGACTCCGTAGACAAGATTGTCA TTCAGAAATACCACACTGTGAATGGCCACAACTGTGAAGTGAGAAAAGCCCTGTCTAAGCAAGAGAtggctagtgcttcatccagccagagAG GTCGAAGTGGTTCTGGAAACTTTGGTGGCGGTCGTGGAGGTGGTTTTGGTGGGAATGACAACTTTGGTCGTGGAGGAAACTTCAGTGGTCGAG GTGGCTTTGGTGGCAGCCGCGGTGGTGGCGGATATGGTGGCAGTGGGGATGGATATAATGGATTTGGTAATGACG GTGGTTATGGAGGAGGCGGCCCTGGTTACTCTGGAGGAAGCAGAGGCTATGGAAGTGGTGGACAGGGTTATGGAAACCAGGGCAGTGGCTATGGCGGGAGTGGCAGCTATGACAGCTATAACAACGGTGGAGGCGGAGGCGGCTTTGGCGGTGGTAGTG GAAGCAATTTTGGAGGTGGCGGAAGCTACAATGATTTTGGCAATTACAACAATCAATCTTCAAATTTTGGACCCATGAAAGGAGGAAACTTTGGAGGAAGAAGTTCTGGCCCCTATGGTGGTGGAGGCCAATACTTTGCCAAACCACGAAACCAAG GTGGCTATGGTGgctccagcagcagcagtagctatgGCAGTGGCAGAAGGTTTTAA